In a single window of the Thunnus maccoyii chromosome 7, fThuMac1.1, whole genome shotgun sequence genome:
- the nrl gene encoding neural retina-specific leucine zipper protein isoform X1, giving the protein MSSPSLPMPSLPPSPLAMEYLNDFDLLKFEVKSDTPPLPAQCSYPKSGLPQDPSSSPYTSHPPQDSSLSSSPYNSLPPSPTLSDAHPPPSGSSSLSSSSSSISFPLSISNSFTSGISSGSQGNMEGSPVHGGPQGPTPASLEDLIWLAALQQQFGGEATGPATLLGALGGVPERGDRERGPVNGFLGCEDAVEALLNSAAAAVSSQFPGLSQSSSSNLGDSSSDSGGDISCAKGTDMCHRPLVFLSSAPPSLPNAAPTSAPYPQPLSPQGRLHHHHHHQHHLHHPMHGNHHHHHHPQVNQQCGVNERFSDEQLVSLSVRELNRHLRGVSKDEVVRLKQKRRTLKNRGYAQSCRYKRLQHRHALESEKHVLTQQLEQLQCELTRVLRERDAYKARYEKLLSTNHSTGEAPPTRTSNPPSPPPDYFL; this is encoded by the exons atgtcctctccttccctccccaTGCCCTCTCTCCCCCCGAGCCCCCTGGCCATGGAGTACTTAAACGACTTTGATCTCCTCAAGTTTGAGGTGAAATCAGACACTCCTCCGCTCCCTGCTCAATGTTCATATCCCAAATCTGGCCTCCCCCAGGACCCCTCCAGCTCCCCATACACCAGCCACCCTCCGCAGGACTCCAGTTTGAGCTCCAGCCCTTACAACTCGCTGCCACCCTCACCAACGCTCAGCGACGCCCATCCACCACCCTCGGGCTCGTCCTCCCTGtcttcgtcctcctcctctatcTCCTTCCCCCTGTCCATCTCCAACAGCTTCACCTCTGGCATCAGCTCCGGCTCTCAGGGGAACATGGAGGGCAGCCCGGTCCACGGTGGGCCGCAGGGTCCCACCCCAGCCTCGCTGGAGGATCTGATCTGGCTGGCGGCGCTGCAGCAACAGTTTGGAGGTGAAGCAACGGGGCCCGCCACTTTGCTGGGAGCCTTAGGAGGGGTGCCAGAGAgaggggacagagagagggggccGGTCAATGGCTTCCTGGGCTGTGAGGATGCTGTGGAGGCTTTGCTGAACTcggctgctgcagctgtcagcTCACAG TTTCCGGGTCTTTCTCAGAGTTCGAGCAGCAACCTGGGAGACTCCAGCAGCGACAGCGGAGGCGACATCTCCTGCGCCAAGGGGACAGACATGTGCCATCGCCCGCTCGTCTTCCTCTCATCCGCCCCTCCCTCGCTCCCCAACGCCGCCCCCACCTCAGCTCCCTACCCACAACCCCTCAGCCCTCAGGGCCGCcttcatcaccaccatcatcaccagcaTCACCTGCACCACCCCATGCATGGcaatcatcatcaccatcaccacccacAAGTCAATCAG CAGTGCGGGGTGAACGAGCGCTTCTCTGATGAGCAGCTGGTGAGCCTTTCAGTGCGGGAGCTGAACCGGCACCTGCGCGGTGTGAGCAAAGATGAGGTGGTGCGCTTGAAGCAGAAACGGCGCACGCTAAAGAACCGTGGCTATGCCCAGTCCTGCCGCTACAAGCGCTTACAGCACCGCCACGCTCTGGAGTCTGAGAAACATGTGCTCACACAACAG TTGGAACAGCTACAGTGTGAGCTGACTCGGGTGCTGAGGGAGAGAGACGCCTACAAGGCTCGCTACGAGAAGCTCCTCAGCACGAACCACAGCACAGGCGAAGCCCCACCGACCCGCACCAGCAACCCACCTTCCCCGCCCCCTGACTACTTCCTCTGA
- the nrl gene encoding neural retina-specific leucine zipper protein isoform X2, with the protein MSSPSLPMPSLPPSPLAMEYLNDFDLLKFEVKSDTPPLPAQCSYPKSGLPQDPSSSPYTSHPPQDSSLSSSPYNSLPPSPTLSDAHPPPSGSSSLSSSSSSISFPLSISNSFTSGISSGSQGNMEGSPVHGGPQGPTPASLEDLIWLAALQQQFGGEATGPATLLGALGGVPERGDRERGPVNGFLGCEDAVEALLNSAAAAVSSQFPGLSQSSSSNLGDSSSDSGGDISCAKGTDMCHRPLVFLSSAPPSLPNAAPTSAPYPQPLSPQGRLHHHHHHQHHLHHPMHGNHHHHHHPQVNQCGVNERFSDEQLVSLSVRELNRHLRGVSKDEVVRLKQKRRTLKNRGYAQSCRYKRLQHRHALESEKHVLTQQLEQLQCELTRVLRERDAYKARYEKLLSTNHSTGEAPPTRTSNPPSPPPDYFL; encoded by the exons atgtcctctccttccctccccaTGCCCTCTCTCCCCCCGAGCCCCCTGGCCATGGAGTACTTAAACGACTTTGATCTCCTCAAGTTTGAGGTGAAATCAGACACTCCTCCGCTCCCTGCTCAATGTTCATATCCCAAATCTGGCCTCCCCCAGGACCCCTCCAGCTCCCCATACACCAGCCACCCTCCGCAGGACTCCAGTTTGAGCTCCAGCCCTTACAACTCGCTGCCACCCTCACCAACGCTCAGCGACGCCCATCCACCACCCTCGGGCTCGTCCTCCCTGtcttcgtcctcctcctctatcTCCTTCCCCCTGTCCATCTCCAACAGCTTCACCTCTGGCATCAGCTCCGGCTCTCAGGGGAACATGGAGGGCAGCCCGGTCCACGGTGGGCCGCAGGGTCCCACCCCAGCCTCGCTGGAGGATCTGATCTGGCTGGCGGCGCTGCAGCAACAGTTTGGAGGTGAAGCAACGGGGCCCGCCACTTTGCTGGGAGCCTTAGGAGGGGTGCCAGAGAgaggggacagagagagggggccGGTCAATGGCTTCCTGGGCTGTGAGGATGCTGTGGAGGCTTTGCTGAACTcggctgctgcagctgtcagcTCACAG TTTCCGGGTCTTTCTCAGAGTTCGAGCAGCAACCTGGGAGACTCCAGCAGCGACAGCGGAGGCGACATCTCCTGCGCCAAGGGGACAGACATGTGCCATCGCCCGCTCGTCTTCCTCTCATCCGCCCCTCCCTCGCTCCCCAACGCCGCCCCCACCTCAGCTCCCTACCCACAACCCCTCAGCCCTCAGGGCCGCcttcatcaccaccatcatcaccagcaTCACCTGCACCACCCCATGCATGGcaatcatcatcaccatcaccacccacAAGTCAATCAG TGCGGGGTGAACGAGCGCTTCTCTGATGAGCAGCTGGTGAGCCTTTCAGTGCGGGAGCTGAACCGGCACCTGCGCGGTGTGAGCAAAGATGAGGTGGTGCGCTTGAAGCAGAAACGGCGCACGCTAAAGAACCGTGGCTATGCCCAGTCCTGCCGCTACAAGCGCTTACAGCACCGCCACGCTCTGGAGTCTGAGAAACATGTGCTCACACAACAG TTGGAACAGCTACAGTGTGAGCTGACTCGGGTGCTGAGGGAGAGAGACGCCTACAAGGCTCGCTACGAGAAGCTCCTCAGCACGAACCACAGCACAGGCGAAGCCCCACCGACCCGCACCAGCAACCCACCTTCCCCGCCCCCTGACTACTTCCTCTGA